In Hemiscyllium ocellatum isolate sHemOce1 chromosome 5, sHemOce1.pat.X.cur, whole genome shotgun sequence, the following are encoded in one genomic region:
- the alg2 gene encoding alpha-1,3/1,6-mannosyltransferase ALG2: MVEVVFLHPDLGIGGAERLVVDAALALRRRGCGVQIWTAHFDHAHCFSECRRPALPVHCVGDWLPRTLLGRCSALCAYLRMLYVAWYLVFLSGVEFDVVFCDQVSACIPVLRLCRRAKRVLFYCHFPDRLLQSGKPGPLQRLYRLPIDWLEEYTTGLADLVLVNSKFTAGVFRRTFRSLSHLEPDVLYPSLSFAEPAGGQEQGQGQEQELLPLSPPPIGPGRDFIFLSINRFERKKNLGLALRALHCLRDLLGQEDWQRVHLVLAGGYDPRVLENVEHYRELQEMATQLQLADKVTFLRSFSDQQKVSLLRRCRCVLYTPSNEHFGIVPLEAMYSRRPVIAVNSGGPLESVVDQVTGFLRQPSPSSFAEAMEKLVRSPDLGTKMGEAGKSRVLQTFSVDAFTEQLYQYICKLTQ; this comes from the coding sequence ATGGTGGAGGTGGTATTCCTCCACCCGGACCTGGGGATCGGCGGCGCCGAGCGGCTGGTGGTGGACGCGGCGCTGGCCCTGCGCAGGCGCGGTTGCGGTGTACAAATCTGGACGGCTCACTTTGATCATGCGCACTGCTTCTCGGAGTGCCGGCGGCCGGCGCTGCCTGTTCACTGTGTTGGGGACTGGTTGCCCCGGACGTTGCTAGGCCGCTGCTCGGCCCTGTGCGCCTACCTGCGGATGCTGTACGTGGCCTGGTACCTGGTCTTCCTCAGCGGCGTGGAGTTCGACGTGGTTTTCTGCGACCAGGTGTCGGCCTGTATCCCCGTGCTCAGGTTGTGCCGGCGAGCCAAGCGGGTCCTCTTCTACTGCCACTTCCCGGACCGGCTGCTGCAGAGCGGCAAGCCTGGCCCCCTGCAGCGGCTCTACCGCCTCCCCATTGACTGGCTGGAGGAGTACACGACAGGCCTGGCCGACCTGGTGCTGGTTAACAGCAAGTTCACAGCCGGAGTCTTCAGGCGCACCTTCCGCTCCCTGTCCCACCTGGAGCCCGATGTCCTGTACCCGTCGCTCAGCTTCGCCGAGCCGGCGGGCGGCCAGGAGCAGGGCCAGGGCCAGGAGCAGGAGCTGCTGCCGCTGTCCCCGCCGCCGATCGGGCCCGGCCGGGAtttcatcttcctttccatcaACCGCTTCGAGAGGAAGAAGAACCTGGGCCTGGCCCTGCGGGCCCTGCACTGCCTCCGGGACCTGTTAGGCCAGGAGGACTGGCAGCGGGTTCACCTGGTGCTGGCCGGGGGCTACGACCCGAGGGTGCTGGAGAACGTCGAGCATTACCGGGAGTTGCAGGAGATGGCGACCCAGCTGCAGCTGGCCGATAAGGTGACTTTCCTCCGCTCGTTCTCCGACCAGCAGAAGGTCTCTCTCCTCCGCCGCTGTCGCTGTGTCTTGTACACTCCCAGCAACGAACATTTCGGCATCGTGCCCCTGGAGGCCATGTACAGTCGGCGGCCGGTCATCGCCGTGAACTCGGGCGGACCCCTGGAGTCGGTGGTCGACCAAGTCACCGGCTTTCTACGGCAGCCGTCGCCCAGCTCCTTCGCTGAAGCCATGGAAAAGCTCGTCAGGAGTCCCGATTTGGGAACAAAAatgggagaggctggaaaaagTAGAGTCCTTCAAACATTTTCTGTGGATGCCTTTACAGAGCAATTGTATCAGTATATCTGCAAGCTCACACAATGA